The Haloterrigena turkmenica DSM 5511 genome includes the window GCCGGCGAGGAGACACGCAGCGGCGACGCCGGCGATCGCGAACAGTAACCCCTGTACCCACGCCGCGCCGGACACCGCGTGGAGCGACGCGGCCGCGAACGTCGGATAGGCGTCGGCGAGCGCCGATCGCGGGAAGACGCCGTCGTCGGTGTAGAAGGTCACCAGTCCCGGCGCTCGGAGGAACGCCAGATCGGCGAGCAAGAGCACTCCCAGCACGATCCGAAACGCGCCGAGCGCTCGCGGATCGACGCCCAGGCGCGGCCTCGCGAGCGCGTAGAGTCGCTCGAGCGCCGCGCGGGATCGATCGGTCGGTTTCGAGTCCTGTGGTGACGAACTCATCGGCGAGTGACGTTCGGCAGATTCGAGTGCTAGTATAAGTGCTTTGTAGTGTCATCCTGACCGTCACGTTGTGGCGCTATCGGAACGGCCCGAGAACGAACGAAACGACGGCCTCTCGAGACGGACGAACGCCGCAGCGACGATTACCCGAGGGGACCCGCTCAGCCGACTCGGCTCGAGCGAACGGAGTCGACACTCGCTGGTGGTCGGGTAGGTACCGATTCGGGCGCCTGAAAAAGTCGGCTGGCGAAGGCCGACGGTGGAACGGTGATAACCGAGGACGAGGGAACTGTCTCAGAGTCGGAACCCCCCTACTGGCAACGACTAGGCGTTCCTCCCTCGTCAGTAACGTGAACGTCCCAGATACTGATAGCTCCATTGCCAAACTGTGTAGGTGGTGATACGGTGGGACGGCGTCCCGAACTCGTTGCTGGCCGACTCGAGTCGGAACGCGGCGGAATAGACGGCGACGCGCCTCCGGCCTGACCGGTAGTATCACGTGCCCGGTTACTCGGGTCGCGTCGCGGTTCGCGCCTCGCCCGACACGGCGTCGACGTGGACGTGGACGGTATCGGTCGCCGTCCCGAGGGGGACGATCCAGGAGGCGCTGGTTCGGTGGGGCTCCTCGAGGACCGTGATCTCCGCCGGGTCGAGCGAGCCGTCCTCCTCGGCGAGCGCCTCGCGGGCGATCCGCGTCGCCTCGTCGGCGTCGTCGATCCGGACGTTCTCGGTGAGGCGAACGGTCACGACCGGCACGTCGGCCATCCGGACGACGCGTTCGGTGACGCTCCCGACTAGCACGCGATCGAGGCCGGTCCGGCCCTGTGTTCCCATGACGATCATGTCGACGTCGTGTTCGTCGGCGTACTCGAGGATTTCCTCGTGGGGAACGCCCTGCTCGACCGCCGTCACGACGTCGACGCCCTTGCGGGCGGCCTCCCGCTCGACGCGCTCGACGGCGCGGTCGGCGGCGGCGATGGCCGTATCGTTCTGCAGCGTCCCGAGCGGCCCCTCCGGAACGACCGACAGCGCGTGGACGGTCGCCCCGAACTGCTGTGCGATGGCCATTCCGTGGTCGATCGACCGGCGGGTCCCGTCGCTCCCGTCCGTCGGAATGAGCACGTCCTGATACATGGTATCGGACGTTAGGAATCCGGACGTATATAGCCTCGAGTCGCACTCTCGGGGACTCGCGTCGCCGTTCCGGTGCCTAGCTATTTATCGATCGATGTGGTCACATCCATCGAGTATGGTACCTGTTACCGACCTACAAGAGATGTACGAGGCCATGGTAACGGCGCGCCACTACGAGGAGCGCCTCCAAGAGGAGTACCTCGAGGGAAAGCAACCGGCGTTCGACATCTCCGCCGGGCCGATTCCCGGCGAGTTACACCTCGCTGCGGGTCACGAGGCCTCGGGCGCGGGCGTCTGTCAGCACCTGCGCGACGACGACACGGTGACGGCGCCGCACCGACCCCACCACATCGCCGTCGCGAAGGGCGTGGATCTGAAGCGGATGACCGCCGAGATCTTCGGCCGTGAGACGGGGCTGAGCAAGGGGAAGGGCGGCCACATGCACCTCTTCGATCCCGACGTCAACTTCGCGTGTAGCGGGATCATCGCCGAGGGCTGTCCGCCCGCGGTCGGCGCCGGCCTGGCCGCGAAGAAGCGCAACACCGACAGCGTCGCGGTCGCGTTCCTCGGCGAGGGGGCGATCGATCAGGGCGCCTTCCTCGAGTCGCTTAACATGGCGGCCGTGCAGGACCTCCCCGTCGTCTTCGTCGTCGAGGACAACGACTGGGCCATCAGCATGCCCAAAGAGCGGGTCACCGACGTCGAGAACGGCGCCCAGCGCGCCGGCGGATTCGATCTGCCGGGAACCCGCGTGGACGCCGACGACGCCGTCGCGGTCTACGAGGCCGCGCGGGAGGCGATTGGCCGCGCTCGAGACCGAAACGGCCCGTCGCTGCTCGAGGTACAGGTCCACCGACGGATGGGTCACTTCATGGGCGATCCACAGGCGTACCGCTCCGACGAGGACGAGGAGGCGGCCCAGCAGCGCGACTCGATCGACCGACTCGAGGCGGACCTGCGGGCCCACGGCGTCGATAACGAGACGGTCGCCAGCCTGCGCTCGAGCGCTCAGGAACGCGTTGAAGAGGCGATCGAGTGGGCCAAAGAGCAACCGGAGCCCGAGCCGGCGGACGCCCACGAGGACGTGTTCACGAATCCGCCGTCGGGCGTAACGGACAGCGAACCGAACGCTGCGAAAACGGAGACCGGAGGTGACGACTGATGGCACAACAGGAGACGGATCCCGAGACCGAACGGCAGACCGACCGATCCCTGACGATGAGCCGGGCGATGGTCGAGGCGATCGCCCACGAGATGCGCGAGGACGAGGAGGTCTTCTACATGGGCGAGGACGTCGCCGACTACGGCGGCATCTTCGACAGCACCGAAGGGCTGCTCGAGGAGTTCGGCTGCGACCGGATCATGGACGTCCCCATCAGCGAGACGGCGTACCTCGGCGCCGCAGTGGGCGCGGCCCAGGCGGGAATGCGGCCGATTGCCGAACTCATGTTCGTCGACTTCTTCGGCGTCGGCATGGACCAGATCTACAACCAGATGGCCAAGAACACCTACATGAGCGGCGGCTCCGTCAGCGTGCCGATGGTGCTGACGGCCGCCGTCGGCGGCACGTACAACGACGCCGCCCAGCACTCCCAGACCCTCTAC containing:
- a CDS encoding universal stress protein, translated to MYQDVLIPTDGSDGTRRSIDHGMAIAQQFGATVHALSVVPEGPLGTLQNDTAIAAADRAVERVEREAARKGVDVVTAVEQGVPHEEILEYADEHDVDMIVMGTQGRTGLDRVLVGSVTERVVRMADVPVVTVRLTENVRIDDADEATRIAREALAEEDGSLDPAEITVLEEPHRTSASWIVPLGTATDTVHVHVDAVSGEARTATRPE
- a CDS encoding thiamine pyrophosphate-dependent dehydrogenase E1 component subunit alpha, yielding MYEAMVTARHYEERLQEEYLEGKQPAFDISAGPIPGELHLAAGHEASGAGVCQHLRDDDTVTAPHRPHHIAVAKGVDLKRMTAEIFGRETGLSKGKGGHMHLFDPDVNFACSGIIAEGCPPAVGAGLAAKKRNTDSVAVAFLGEGAIDQGAFLESLNMAAVQDLPVVFVVEDNDWAISMPKERVTDVENGAQRAGGFDLPGTRVDADDAVAVYEAAREAIGRARDRNGPSLLEVQVHRRMGHFMGDPQAYRSDEDEEAAQQRDSIDRLEADLRAHGVDNETVASLRSSAQERVEEAIEWAKEQPEPEPADAHEDVFTNPPSGVTDSEPNAAKTETGGDD